Proteins co-encoded in one Mycobacterium mantenii genomic window:
- a CDS encoding ABC transporter substrate-binding protein — protein MATRYRGTGAGRGALVGRRALGWIGVGLAVVLAAGFALTACAGSAAAQIDYVVDGPLSTYNTNTVVGAASAGAQAFARTLTGFTYHGPDGQTVADRDFGTVSVVGGTPLVLDYQIADNAVYSDGKPVTCDDIVLAWAAQSGKFPDFHAASQAGYLDIANVECMPGQKKARVSFIPDRGVVDYNQLFTATTLMPSHVIADQLNVDVTAALLSNNGPLVQQIAKLWNTIWDLKPGLKSGEILKRFPSSGPYKIESVLDGGAVVLVANDRWWGPKPITKRVTVWSQGPDIQDRVNGRSVDVVDVAAGSSGALTTPDNYERSDGPSDGLEQLIFAPRGPLAAPKARRAVALCTPRDSLAKDAGVPIANSRLDPAADDAVSAGDGAGAADPFTKADPVAARNALGGAPLTVRIGYQGPNARLAVNVGVITKACAAAGITVSGVILDSSGPQALTDGKIDALLASTGGATGSGSSGSSALDAYTLHTGNGNNLSGYTNPQVDSAIGALAVSADAAERARLLTETAPVLWGDMPTLPLYRQQRTLLTSKKMYGVSKNPTRWGAGWNMDRWALVQ, from the coding sequence ATGGCCACCAGGTATCGGGGAACTGGGGCCGGTCGTGGCGCGCTCGTCGGCCGTCGGGCCCTGGGGTGGATCGGCGTCGGATTGGCGGTGGTGCTGGCGGCGGGTTTCGCGCTGACCGCCTGCGCGGGTAGCGCCGCCGCCCAGATCGACTACGTGGTAGACGGGCCGCTGTCCACCTACAACACGAACACCGTCGTCGGCGCGGCGTCGGCCGGAGCCCAGGCGTTCGCTCGCACGCTCACCGGCTTCACCTATCACGGCCCGGACGGGCAAACCGTTGCCGACCGCGACTTCGGCACCGTCTCGGTGGTCGGCGGCACGCCGCTGGTGCTGGACTACCAGATCGCCGACAACGCCGTCTACTCCGACGGCAAGCCGGTGACCTGCGATGACATCGTGCTCGCCTGGGCGGCCCAGTCCGGCAAGTTTCCCGACTTCCATGCCGCCAGCCAAGCGGGCTACCTCGACATCGCCAACGTCGAGTGCATGCCTGGGCAAAAGAAGGCGCGGGTGTCATTCATCCCGGACCGCGGCGTCGTCGACTACAACCAGCTGTTCACCGCGACCACGCTGATGCCGTCGCACGTCATCGCCGACCAACTCAACGTCGACGTGACCGCGGCCCTGCTCAGCAACAACGGACCGCTGGTGCAACAGATCGCGAAGCTGTGGAACACCATCTGGGACCTCAAGCCCGGGTTGAAATCTGGAGAGATCCTCAAGCGTTTCCCGTCGTCGGGGCCGTACAAGATCGAATCCGTCCTGGATGGCGGCGCGGTGGTGCTCGTCGCCAACGACCGGTGGTGGGGGCCCAAGCCCATCACCAAGCGGGTCACCGTGTGGTCGCAGGGGCCCGACATCCAGGATCGGGTCAACGGCCGCAGCGTCGACGTGGTCGATGTCGCCGCGGGATCCTCGGGGGCGCTGACCACGCCGGACAACTACGAGCGCTCCGACGGGCCGTCGGATGGCCTCGAGCAGCTGATCTTCGCCCCACGGGGGCCGTTGGCGGCGCCCAAGGCCCGGCGCGCGGTCGCGCTGTGCACGCCGCGCGACTCACTGGCCAAGGACGCTGGGGTGCCCATCGCCAACTCGCGGCTGGACCCGGCCGCCGACGACGCCGTGTCCGCCGGTGACGGGGCCGGCGCGGCCGACCCGTTCACGAAGGCCGATCCGGTCGCCGCGCGTAACGCGCTGGGCGGGGCGCCCCTGACGGTGCGGATCGGCTACCAGGGGCCCAACGCGCGGCTGGCGGTCAACGTCGGCGTCATCACCAAGGCCTGCGCCGCGGCCGGTATCACCGTCTCCGGCGTCATCCTGGACAGCTCGGGACCGCAGGCGCTCACGGACGGGAAGATCGACGCGTTGCTGGCCAGCACCGGCGGGGCCACCGGCAGCGGGTCCAGCGGCTCGTCGGCGCTGGACGCCTACACGCTGCACACCGGCAACGGCAACAACCTGTCGGGATACACGAATCCGCAGGTAGACAGCGCGATCGGCGCGCTGGCGGTCTCCGCCGATGCCGCCGAGCGAGCCAGGCTGCTGACCGAAACCGCCCCCGTGCTGTGGGGCGACATGCCCACCCTGCCCCTCTACCGGCAGCAGCGCACGCTGCTGACCTCCAAGAAGATGTACGGGGTGAGCAAGAACCCGACGCGTTGGGGCGCGGGATGGAACATGGACCGATGGGCCCTGGTGCAGTGA
- a CDS encoding RelA/SpoT family protein, translating to MEIPEPPTESLKTSSSASRRVRARLARRMTAQRSTLNPVLEPLVAVHREVYPKANVSLLQRAFEVADQRHASQLRHSGDPYITHPLAVATILAELGMDTTTLVAALLHDTVEDTGYTLDALSEEFGEEVGHLVDGVTKLDRVVLGNAAEGETIRKMITAMARDPRVLVIKVADRLHNMRTMRFLPPEKQARKARETLEVIAPLAHRLGMASVKWELEDLSFAILHPKKYEEIVRLVAGRAPSRDTYLAKVRTEIVNTLNASKIKATVEGRPKHYWSIYQKMIVKGRDFDDIHDLVGIRILCDEIRDCYAAVGVVHSLWQPMAGRFKDYIAQPRYGVYQSLHTTVIGPEGKPLEIQIRTREMHRTAEYGIAAHWRYKEAKGRNGVPHPHAAAEIDDMAWMRQLLDWQREAADPGEFLESLRYDLAVQEIFVFTPKGDVITLPTGSTPVDFAYAVHTEVGHRCIGARVNGRLVALERKLENGEVVEVFTSKAASAGPSRDWQQFVVSPRAKAKIRQWFAKERREEALEAGKDAMAREVRRGGLPLQRLVNGETLGAVARELHYTDVSALYTAIGEGHVSARHVVQRLLAELGGIDQAEEDLAERSTPTTMLRRPRSSDDVGVSVPGAPGVLTKLAKCCTPVPGDQIMGFVTRGGGVSVHRTDCTNAASLQQQSERIIEVHWAPSPSSVFLVAIQVEALDRHRLLSDVTRVLADEKVNILSASVATSGDRVAISRFTFEMGDPKHLGHLLNVVRNVEGVYDVYRVTSAA from the coding sequence ATGGAGATTCCGGAGCCACCGACGGAATCCCTGAAAACGTCCAGCAGCGCGTCGCGGCGGGTCCGGGCCAGGCTGGCCCGCCGGATGACCGCCCAGCGCAGCACCCTCAACCCGGTGCTCGAACCGCTGGTTGCGGTGCACCGGGAGGTCTACCCGAAGGCGAACGTGTCGCTGCTGCAGCGCGCCTTCGAGGTCGCCGACCAGCGGCACGCCAGCCAGTTGCGCCATTCCGGCGACCCCTACATCACCCACCCGCTGGCCGTCGCCACCATTCTGGCCGAATTGGGTATGGACACCACCACTTTGGTGGCCGCGCTGCTGCACGACACCGTGGAGGACACCGGGTACACCCTGGACGCTTTGAGCGAGGAATTCGGTGAGGAGGTGGGCCATCTCGTCGATGGCGTCACCAAACTGGACCGGGTGGTGTTGGGCAACGCCGCCGAAGGCGAGACCATCCGCAAGATGATCACCGCGATGGCGCGCGATCCCCGCGTGCTGGTGATCAAGGTCGCCGACCGGCTGCACAACATGCGCACCATGCGGTTCCTGCCGCCGGAGAAGCAGGCGCGCAAGGCCCGTGAGACGCTGGAAGTCATTGCGCCCCTTGCGCATCGGCTGGGTATGGCCAGCGTCAAATGGGAACTGGAAGACCTGTCGTTCGCGATCCTGCATCCCAAGAAGTACGAGGAGATCGTTCGGCTGGTCGCCGGGCGCGCCCCGTCGCGGGACACCTACCTGGCCAAGGTACGCACCGAGATCGTCAACACCTTGAACGCGTCGAAGATCAAGGCGACGGTGGAGGGCCGCCCCAAGCACTACTGGTCGATCTACCAGAAGATGATCGTCAAGGGGCGAGACTTCGACGACATCCACGACCTGGTCGGCATCCGCATCCTGTGCGACGAGATCCGGGACTGCTATGCCGCTGTGGGCGTGGTGCATTCGCTGTGGCAGCCGATGGCGGGCCGGTTCAAGGATTACATCGCCCAGCCGCGCTACGGCGTGTACCAGTCGCTGCACACCACCGTCATCGGTCCGGAGGGCAAGCCGCTGGAGATCCAGATCCGCACCCGCGAGATGCACCGCACCGCCGAGTACGGGATCGCCGCGCACTGGCGCTACAAAGAAGCCAAGGGCCGCAACGGCGTTCCGCATCCGCACGCCGCCGCCGAGATCGACGACATGGCCTGGATGCGCCAGCTGCTCGACTGGCAGCGGGAGGCCGCCGACCCGGGCGAGTTCCTCGAGTCGTTGCGTTATGACCTTGCGGTACAAGAGATCTTCGTGTTCACCCCCAAGGGTGACGTCATCACCCTGCCGACCGGCTCGACGCCGGTGGACTTCGCCTACGCGGTGCACACCGAGGTGGGCCACCGCTGCATCGGCGCGCGGGTCAACGGGCGCCTGGTGGCGCTGGAACGGAAGCTGGAAAACGGGGAAGTCGTCGAGGTTTTCACCTCCAAGGCCGCCAGCGCCGGGCCGTCGCGGGACTGGCAGCAATTCGTGGTGTCACCGCGCGCCAAGGCGAAGATCCGGCAATGGTTCGCCAAGGAGCGCCGCGAGGAGGCGCTGGAGGCCGGCAAGGACGCCATGGCCCGCGAGGTGCGTCGCGGTGGACTTCCGTTGCAGCGCTTGGTCAATGGTGAAACCCTGGGGGCGGTGGCCCGCGAGCTGCACTACACCGATGTGTCCGCCCTCTACACCGCGATCGGTGAGGGGCACGTGTCGGCCCGGCACGTCGTGCAGCGGCTGCTGGCCGAACTCGGGGGCATCGACCAGGCCGAGGAGGACCTCGCCGAACGGTCGACCCCGACGACCATGCTGCGGCGGCCCCGCAGCAGCGACGACGTCGGCGTCTCGGTCCCCGGCGCCCCCGGCGTGCTGACCAAGCTGGCGAAATGCTGCACCCCGGTGCCCGGCGACCAGATTATGGGGTTCGTCACCCGCGGCGGCGGGGTGAGCGTGCACCGCACCGACTGCACCAACGCCGCCTCGCTGCAGCAGCAGTCCGAGCGCATCATCGAAGTGCACTGGGCGCCGTCGCCGTCGTCGGTGTTCCTGGTCGCCATCCAGGTCGAGGCGCTCGACCGGCACCGGCTGCTGTCGGACGTCACGCGGGTGCTGGCCGACGAGAAGGTCAACATCCTGTCCGCGTCCGTCGCGACGTCGGGTGACCGAGTCGCGATCAGCCGCTTCACCTTTGAGATGGGCGACCCCAAGCATCTCGGCCATCTGCTCAATGTCGTGCGCAACGTCGAAGGCGTTTACGACGTCTATCGCGTCACGTCGGCGGCCTGA
- a CDS encoding adenine phosphoribosyltransferase, protein MTNSGGPAALAELIETLTRKVPDFPKPGVQFKDLTPLFADATAMSAITGALADFASGADLVAGIDSRGFLLAAAVADRLRTGVLAIRKGGKLPPPVHAERYDLEYGSATLEIPADGIDLRGRNLMIIDDVLATGGTLAAAARLLERTGAHVLAAAVVFELGALRGREAVAPLAVHSLTCE, encoded by the coding sequence ATGACGAACTCCGGCGGCCCGGCGGCGCTGGCCGAGCTGATCGAGACGCTGACGCGCAAGGTGCCCGATTTCCCCAAGCCGGGGGTCCAGTTCAAGGACCTCACCCCGCTGTTCGCCGATGCGACGGCGATGTCGGCGATCACCGGCGCGCTGGCCGACTTCGCGTCCGGTGCCGACCTGGTGGCCGGCATCGACTCCCGCGGGTTCCTGCTTGCTGCGGCCGTCGCCGACCGCCTGCGCACCGGCGTGCTGGCCATTCGCAAGGGCGGGAAGCTACCGCCGCCGGTGCACGCCGAGCGGTACGACCTGGAATACGGCAGTGCGACGCTGGAGATCCCCGCCGACGGGATCGACCTGCGCGGACGCAACCTGATGATCATCGACGACGTGCTGGCCACCGGCGGTACCCTGGCGGCGGCGGCCCGGTTGCTCGAGCGCACCGGGGCCCACGTGCTCGCGGCGGCGGTGGTGTTCGAACTGGGCGCGCTGCGTGGCCGGGAAGCGGTCGCGCCGTTGGCGGTACACAGCCTGACTTGCGAGTAG
- the yajC gene encoding preprotein translocase subunit YajC has protein sequence MQSLILFLPFLLIMGGFMYLASRRQKRAMQATIDLHESLRPGDRVHTTSGLQATVVAISDDTVDLEIAPGVVTTWMKLAIRDRILPDDDEDLAEGDGAAGEGSVANDS, from the coding sequence ATGCAGAGTTTGATCCTGTTCCTGCCGTTCTTGCTCATCATGGGCGGGTTCATGTACTTGGCGTCGCGCCGCCAGAAGCGGGCGATGCAGGCCACCATCGACCTGCACGAGTCGCTGCGTCCGGGCGATCGGGTGCACACCACGTCGGGCCTGCAGGCCACCGTCGTCGCGATCAGCGACGACACCGTCGACCTGGAGATCGCACCCGGCGTGGTCACCACCTGGATGAAGCTCGCGATCCGCGACCGGATCCTGCCCGACGACGACGAGGACCTTGCCGAGGGCGACGGCGCCGCCGGCGAGGGCTCGGTCGCCAACGATTCCTGA
- the secD gene encoding protein translocase subunit SecD produces MASSSAPVHPARYLSVFLLLLVGVYLLVFLTGDKRAAPKLGIDLQGGTRVTLTARTPDGSKPSREALAQAQQIIGARVNGLGVSGSEVVVDGDNLIITVPGNDGNEARNLGQTARLYIRPVLNSMPAQSAEPKPAPRQPAPGQPAPGQPAPGQPAPGQSAPGQPAPGQPAPGQPAPGAQPRPYPQDPPPTPSPAPPAPAPNAPAPAPGAPAGQAPPAEAPAVPDPRKDLADRIAEEKKWRQSTRQGIQFLALQFQATRCDKDDILAGNDDPAQPLITCSTDHKVAYLLGPSIISGDQIQDASASQNQRGIGYVVDLQFKSAAANTWADFTAAHIGTQTAFTLDSQVVSAPMIQEAIPGGRTQISGGDPPFTASTAKQLANVLKYGSLPLSFEASEAQTVSATLGLTSLRAGLVAGAIGLILVLLYSLLYYRVLGLLTALSLAASGAMVFAILVILGRQINYTLDLAGIAGLIIGIGTTADSFVVFFERIKDEIREGRSFRSAVPRGWARARKTIVSGNAVTFLAAAVLYALAIGQVRGFAFTLGLTTVLDIVVVFLVTWPLVYLASKSPTLAKPAYNGLGAVQQVARERRVSAQVKTGRG; encoded by the coding sequence GTGGCATCGTCTTCGGCGCCGGTGCACCCTGCCCGCTACCTGTCGGTCTTCTTGTTGTTGCTCGTCGGCGTCTACCTGTTGGTGTTTCTCACCGGGGACAAGCGAGCCGCCCCCAAGCTCGGTATCGACCTTCAGGGCGGCACCCGCGTCACGCTGACCGCGCGTACCCCGGACGGGTCAAAGCCCAGCCGTGAGGCGTTGGCGCAGGCCCAGCAGATCATCGGCGCCCGGGTCAACGGCCTCGGCGTCTCCGGTTCGGAGGTCGTGGTCGACGGCGACAACCTGATCATCACGGTCCCGGGGAACGACGGCAACGAGGCCCGCAACCTGGGGCAGACCGCCCGCCTCTACATCCGGCCGGTGCTCAACTCGATGCCGGCCCAGAGCGCCGAGCCCAAGCCCGCGCCACGGCAGCCCGCCCCGGGCCAGCCCGCACCGGGTCAGCCTGCTCCCGGTCAGCCCGCCCCGGGGCAGTCCGCTCCCGGCCAGCCGGCGCCCGGTCAGCCCGCTCCCGGCCAGCCGGCGCCGGGTGCCCAGCCTCGGCCCTATCCCCAGGACCCGCCGCCGACGCCCAGCCCCGCACCGCCCGCACCCGCCCCGAACGCGCCGGCTCCCGCTCCCGGCGCGCCGGCCGGGCAGGCGCCGCCCGCCGAAGCGCCCGCCGTGCCGGATCCGCGCAAGGACCTCGCCGACCGCATCGCCGAGGAGAAGAAGTGGCGGCAGAGCACCCGTCAGGGCATTCAGTTCCTCGCCCTGCAGTTCCAGGCGACGCGCTGCGACAAGGACGACATCCTGGCCGGCAACGACGATCCCGCCCAGCCGCTGATCACCTGCTCGACCGACCACAAGGTGGCCTACCTGCTGGGCCCGTCGATCATCAGCGGTGACCAGATCCAGGACGCCAGCGCGAGCCAGAACCAGCGCGGCATCGGCTACGTCGTCGACCTCCAGTTCAAGTCCGCCGCCGCCAACACCTGGGCCGACTTCACCGCCGCCCACATCGGCACCCAGACCGCGTTCACCTTGGACTCGCAGGTCGTCAGCGCGCCGATGATCCAGGAAGCGATTCCGGGCGGCCGGACCCAGATCAGCGGCGGCGATCCGCCGTTCACCGCCTCGACCGCCAAGCAGCTGGCCAACGTCCTCAAATACGGCTCGCTGCCGCTGTCCTTCGAAGCCTCGGAGGCCCAAACCGTCTCGGCGACACTGGGATTGACCTCGCTGCGAGCGGGACTGGTCGCGGGCGCGATCGGGCTGATCCTCGTGCTGCTGTATTCGCTGCTCTACTACCGGGTGCTGGGACTGCTCACCGCCCTGTCGCTGGCTGCCTCCGGAGCAATGGTCTTCGCGATCCTGGTGATTTTGGGCCGTCAGATCAACTACACCCTGGATCTGGCGGGCATCGCGGGTCTGATCATCGGTATCGGCACCACCGCCGACTCGTTCGTCGTCTTCTTCGAGCGCATCAAAGACGAGATCCGCGAGGGCCGTTCGTTCCGGTCTGCGGTGCCACGCGGCTGGGCGCGCGCCCGCAAGACGATCGTGTCGGGTAACGCGGTCACCTTCCTGGCCGCTGCGGTGCTGTACGCCCTGGCGATCGGCCAGGTGAGGGGCTTCGCGTTCACGCTGGGCCTGACCACGGTTCTCGACATCGTGGTGGTCTTCCTGGTGACCTGGCCGCTGGTCTACCTGGCGTCCAAGTCCCCGACGCTGGCAAAGCCGGCCTACAACGGCCTAGGCGCCGTTCAGCAGGTCGCCCGCGAACGCCGGGTGTCCGCGCAGGTCAAGACGGGACGGGGATAG
- the gabT gene encoding 4-aminobutyrate--2-oxoglutarate transaminase, translated as MASLEQTRQLVTEIPGPASLELSKRRAAAVSHAVNVSVPVFVARAGGGIIEDVDGNRLIDLGSGIAVTTIGNSSPRVVEAVRAQVAEFTHTCFMVTPYESYVAVAETLNRITPGAGEKRSVLFNSGAEAVENAVKVARAYTRKPAVVAFNHAYHGRTNLTMALTAKSMPYKGGFGPFAPEVYRAPLSYPYRDGLVDKELATDGEKAAARAINIIESQVGADSLAALIIEPIQGEGGFIVPAEGFLPTLLDWCHKNNVVFVADEVQTGFARSGAMFACEHEGIEPDLICTAKAIADGLPLSAVTGRAQIMDAPHVGGLGGTFGGNPLACAAALATIETIENDGLIERAQHLERLITEPLLRLQAGDDRIGDVRGRGAMIAIELVKAGTAEPDKELTQKLTVAAAAAGVVVLTCGMYGNIIRLLPPLTISDQLLTEGIDILGGLLRDL; from the coding sequence GTGGCCAGCCTCGAGCAGACTCGCCAGCTGGTCACCGAGATCCCCGGTCCGGCATCGCTGGAACTGAGCAAGCGCCGGGCGGCGGCGGTGTCGCACGCGGTGAACGTGTCAGTGCCGGTCTTCGTCGCCCGCGCCGGCGGCGGCATCATCGAGGACGTCGACGGCAACCGGCTGATCGACCTCGGCTCCGGCATCGCGGTCACGACGATCGGCAACTCCTCTCCCCGGGTGGTCGAAGCCGTGCGCGCGCAGGTGGCCGAGTTCACCCACACCTGCTTCATGGTGACGCCGTATGAGTCCTACGTCGCCGTCGCCGAAACGCTGAACCGAATCACCCCGGGAGCCGGCGAGAAGCGCTCGGTGCTGTTCAACTCCGGCGCCGAGGCGGTCGAGAACGCGGTCAAGGTCGCGCGCGCGTACACGCGCAAGCCCGCCGTGGTGGCGTTCAACCACGCTTACCACGGCCGGACCAACCTGACGATGGCGCTGACCGCCAAGTCGATGCCCTACAAGGGCGGCTTCGGCCCGTTCGCCCCGGAGGTCTACCGCGCGCCACTGTCCTACCCCTATCGCGACGGCCTGGTCGACAAGGAACTGGCCACCGACGGGGAGAAGGCCGCGGCCCGGGCCATCAACATCATCGAGAGCCAGGTCGGCGCCGACAGCCTGGCCGCCCTGATCATCGAGCCGATCCAGGGTGAGGGCGGGTTCATCGTGCCGGCCGAGGGATTCCTGCCCACCCTGCTGGACTGGTGCCACAAGAACAACGTGGTGTTCGTCGCGGACGAGGTGCAAACCGGGTTCGCCCGCTCCGGCGCCATGTTCGCGTGCGAGCACGAGGGCATCGAACCCGACCTGATCTGCACCGCCAAGGCAATCGCCGACGGACTGCCGCTGTCGGCGGTCACCGGCCGCGCGCAGATCATGGATGCGCCCCATGTCGGCGGTTTGGGCGGCACCTTCGGCGGAAACCCTCTAGCTTGCGCGGCAGCGTTGGCCACGATCGAGACGATCGAGAACGACGGATTGATCGAACGAGCCCAGCACCTGGAACGCCTGATCACCGAACCACTGTTGCGCCTGCAAGCCGGCGACGACCGGATCGGCGACGTGCGCGGTCGGGGCGCCATGATCGCCATCGAATTGGTGAAGGCGGGAACCGCCGAGCCCGACAAGGAACTGACCCAGAAGTTGACCGTCGCGGCCGCGGCCGCCGGGGTGGTCGTCCTGACCTGCGGCATGTACGGCAACATCATCCGGCTGCTGCCCCCGCTGACCATCAGCGATCAGCTGCTGACCGAGGGGATCGACATACTCGGCGGACTGCTGCGCGACCTCTAG
- the secF gene encoding protein translocase subunit SecF has translation MTSSKASKDATEITEASEGATELTESATSAGTAPRHGFLSRLYTGTGAFEVVGRRRLWFGISGTIVAVALISILLRGFTFGIDFNGGTTVSMPAAGKTGTVQTSQVSEVFRTALGNDPEAVVIVGNGAGATVQIRSKTLTNDQTTKLRNALFDAFGPKGADGKPSKQAISDAAVSETWGDQITDKALIALAVFLVLVGFYIMVRYERYMAISALTTMVFDLSVTAGVYSLVGFEVTPATVIGLLTILGFSLYDTVIVFDKVEENTKDFQHTTRRTFAEEANLAINQTFMRSINTSLISVLPVLALMVVAVWLLGVGTLKDLALVQLVGILVGTYSSIFFATPLLVTLRERTELVRSHTRRVVKRRRPGTQKQTSSPGEDASGTEPETPPAAEASSEAPSKPAPSKPAPGARPVRPTGTRRPTGKRNVGRR, from the coding sequence ATGACTTCCTCCAAAGCCTCCAAAGACGCAACCGAGATCACCGAAGCCTCTGAGGGCGCGACCGAGCTGACCGAGAGCGCCACGAGCGCCGGCACCGCCCCTCGTCACGGCTTCCTGTCGCGCCTCTACACCGGCACCGGCGCCTTCGAGGTGGTCGGGCGGCGCCGGTTGTGGTTCGGCATCAGCGGCACGATCGTCGCCGTCGCCCTCATCAGCATCCTGCTGCGGGGCTTCACGTTCGGTATCGACTTCAACGGCGGTACGACGGTGTCGATGCCGGCCGCCGGGAAGACGGGCACGGTGCAGACCTCGCAGGTCTCCGAGGTGTTCCGTACGGCCCTCGGCAACGATCCGGAGGCGGTGGTCATCGTCGGCAACGGCGCGGGCGCGACCGTGCAGATCCGTTCGAAGACGCTGACCAACGACCAGACGACAAAGCTGCGTAACGCCCTGTTCGACGCCTTCGGGCCGAAGGGCGCCGACGGCAAACCCAGCAAGCAGGCCATCAGCGACGCCGCGGTCTCCGAGACCTGGGGCGACCAGATCACCGACAAGGCGCTGATCGCGCTGGCCGTCTTCCTGGTGCTGGTCGGCTTCTACATCATGGTGCGCTACGAGCGGTACATGGCGATTTCCGCGTTGACGACGATGGTTTTCGACCTGAGCGTCACCGCGGGGGTGTACTCGCTGGTCGGTTTCGAGGTCACGCCGGCCACCGTCATCGGCTTGCTGACGATTCTCGGTTTCTCCCTGTACGACACCGTGATCGTGTTCGACAAGGTCGAAGAGAACACCAAGGACTTCCAACACACCACCCGGCGCACCTTCGCCGAGGAAGCCAATCTGGCGATCAACCAGACCTTCATGCGCTCCATCAACACCAGCCTGATCAGCGTGCTGCCGGTGCTCGCGCTGATGGTGGTCGCGGTGTGGCTGCTGGGCGTCGGCACCCTGAAGGACCTGGCGCTGGTGCAGCTCGTCGGCATCCTGGTCGGCACCTACTCGTCGATCTTCTTCGCCACCCCGCTGCTGGTGACGCTGCGCGAGCGCACGGAGCTGGTGCGCTCGCACACCCGCCGCGTCGTCAAACGACGCAGGCCCGGCACGCAGAAACAGACGAGCAGCCCCGGTGAAGACGCCTCCGGCACCGAGCCGGAGACCCCGCCGGCCGCGGAGGCCTCCAGCGAAGCGCCGTCGAAGCCGGCGCCGAGCAAGCCGGCACCGGGTGCCCGTCCCGTGCGGCCGACCGGGACCCGGCGTCCCACCGGTAAGCGGAACGTCGGCCGGCGGTAG